In Azospirillum humicireducens, the genomic stretch TGCCGAGCGCGCCATCGTCCGGGCGCTGGCCGAAGCCGCCGGAATGGAGCACCCATGATCGCCAAACCGAGCATCCCCGATCCGTTGGACAATCCCAAAGGACCTTCGGGCGCCCAGATCGGCAAGCCCGTCAGCCGCGTCGACGGCCGGCTGAAGGTGACCGGCGGCGCCAAATACGCCGCGGAGTTCAACACGCCCGGTCTCGCCCACGGCTATATCCTGTCGAGCGCCATCGCCCGCGGCCGGATCCTGAGCATGGATACGTCCAAGGCACTGGCCCTGCCCGGTGTGTTCCAGGTCTTCACCCACGAGAACCGGCCGAGCCGGCCCTGGTTCGACCGCAAGTGGAAGGACGACGACGCGCCCAAGGGCTCCCCCTTCCGCCCGCTGCACGACGCGACGCTCCACCACTCGCTGCAGCCCATCGCGCTGGTGGTGGCTGAGAGCTTCGAGCTGGCGCGCTACGCCGCCCGCCTGATCCATGTCGTCTATGAGGCCGACGAGCACCAGACCGACCTGCACGCGGCGCAGGCCCAGGCCTTCACCCCCGGCAAGGACAAGGGCGGGTTCCAGCCGCCGCCGAAGCCGCGCGGCGAGGCCGACCGGGCGCTGGCTGAGGCGGAGGTCAGCATCGACCTGCACTTCACCCAGGCGGTCGAGCATCACAACCCGATGGAGATGCACGCCTCCACCGTCATCCACCACGATGACGGCACCCTGACCGTCCATGACAAGACCCAGGGACCGCTGAACACCCAGACCTATGTCTGCAACGTCTTCAACCTGCCGAAGGACGCGGTGCGGGTGATCTCGCCCTTCGTCGGCGGCGCCTTCGGCTCGGGGCTGCGGCCGCAGCACCAGCTGTTCATGGCGGTGCTGGCGGCGACCGCGCTGAAGCGCTCGGTCCGGGTGGAGCTGTCGCGGCCGCAGATGTTCAGCTTCGGCCACCGGCCGGAGACGCTGCAGCGCGTGGCGCTAGGCGCCCGCAAGGACGGAACGCTGACCGCCATGATCCACGAGGCGGTGCAGGAGACCTCTCAGAGCGAGAACTATGTCGAGGTCGTCGTCAACTGGTCGGGCCAGCAGTACAAATGCGACAATGTCCGGCTGGACTACAAGCTGGCGCGGATGGACACCCACACCCCGCTCGACCAACGCGCCCCCGGCGCCGCCACCGGCGTCCCGGCACTGGAGATCGCCATGGACGAGCTGGCGGCCAAGCTGGGCATGGACCCGCTGGAGTTCCGGCTGAAGAATTACACCGAGGTCGATCCCAACACCGACAAGCCCTTCTCCAGCAAGGAACTGCGCGCCTGCTTCACGCAGGGGGCGGAGCGCTTCGGCTGGCACCGGCGCAATCCCGCTCCCCGGTCGATGCGGGAGGGGCGGCAGCTGATCGGCTGGGGCATGGCGTCGGGCGTGTGGGATGCGATGCAGGGGCAGGCGGCGGCATCGGCCCGGCTCGGCGTCGACGGCACGCTGGTCGTGGGCAGCGCCACCGCCGACATCGGCCCCGGCACCTACACGGCGATGACCCAGATCGCCGCCGACATCCTGGGCCTGCCCATCGACAGGGTGTCGTTCCAACTGGGCGACTCAAACCTGCCGATGGCGCCGCTGCAGGGCGGGTCCTGGACGGTGTCGTCGGTCGGGTCGGCGGTGAAGGCGGTCTGCGACCGGCTGCGCGACAAGCTCGCCGGTCTGGCCGCAGGGCTGGACGACGGGCCGCTGAAGGGGGTGAAGGCCGACGATCTGGTCTTCGCCGACGGCTTCCTGATCGCCAGGGGCGACCCGTCCCGGCGGATGTCGATCACCGAGGTGATGCGCGGCAGCGATCTGCTGGTGCTGGAGGACGAGGCCCGCTCCATCCCCTCCTACAAGTCGCAGATGCGGCACACGCTCGGCACCCACTCCGCCATCTTCGCGGAGGTGCGGGTGGACGAGGATCTGGGCACCGTGCAGGTGACCCGCGTGGTCAGTGCGGTCGCCGCCGGCCGCATCATCAACCCGAAGACGGCGCGCAGCCAGATTCTGGGGGCCGTGGTGTGGGGCATCGGCATGGCGCTGGAGGAGGAGTCGATGACCGACCAGCGGCTCGGCCGCTTCATGAACCACGACTTCGCCGAGTATCACATTCCGGTGAACGCCGACATCCAGGACATCGACGTCATCTTCGTCGAAGAGCATGACGACATCGTCAACCCGCTGGGCGCCAAGGGCGTCGGCGAGATCGGCATCGTCGGCGTCCCCGCCGCCATCGCCAACGCCATTTACCACGCGACCGGCAAGCGCCTCTGCGATCTGCCGATCACGGTGGACAGGATACTGGGGGCGTAGGTGCAGGGAGGAGGCGTCATAGAGAAGTACCTCCTCCCCGAACCAGCACCGGGCACGGTCGCTCCTCTTATGGACCCGTAATCACCGCTCCAGTTCGTCGCCGGTCTGTGGCGGCCTGTCCGGTACCCTGTCCAGGAAGGAGCGCAAGCCTGCACCGGTTGCGGTGCCGGCACGAGCCTTCAGGAAGGCGGCTGCCGTTTCGACGGCGCCGACCTTCTCGGCTACGGCAGCGGCGATCCACTGGTTCAGAGACACGCCATCCTCTCGGGCCAGCCGGGCAGCGGCATCCTTGACGGACGCGGGCAGCTTCAGGGGATAGGTTGCCTTGCTCATGTCGCCACTCCTCGCAGGAACTCGGCCGGTCGGAGAACCGGAATGCCAAACCGCGGCGCGGCCGCGGCAAAATCCCGGACATTGTGGGTCACCAGCACATCCGCTCTGCCATTGACCGCAGCCTCCAGCACCATCTCGTCGGCCGGATCGGAAAGCTGGGGCCGCCAAGTGAAACGCACGTCCACAGGCTCCAGGACCGCGGCCAACTCGGCCAGCAAACGATCTACATCGGGTTCGCCAAGTCCGTGAACCTCGCGCTGTTCAGGCCGCTTCAACACAGCCTCGTATTCCAGGAACAGGGCAGTGGTCACCAACGCCCTGAATTGTCCTTCGGCAAGAAGACTCAACACTGCAAATGAGGCACCACGGCGGCTACGCAAACCTGCGGTTAGAATGTTGGTGTCGAGAACAGCTCTCTTCATCCGGTCGATCATAAGGAAGTTCTGCAAGCACAGCAACCCATGTGACATCCTATGGGATGTCACATGGGTTGCTGTTCTCCGCATATGGGCTCCGGTGCGGAGAAGCAGTGGATCGGCATGAAGGCTATCCCCTGCAGAGCAGAGGGCCTGCCTCCGCTCACCCCCGCGCCGCCAGGGTGCGGATCGCCAGCGCTGCGGCGGAGGCGCGGTTCTCCACGCCCAGCTTGGCGAAAACCTGTTCCAGATGCTTGTTCACCGTGCGCGGGCTGATGCCCAGGATCTCGCCGATATCGCGGTTGGGCTTGCCGTTGGCGATCCACAGCAGGACCTCCGCCTCGCGCACGGTCAGGCCGAGCGCGTCGCGCAGGATCGCCTCCTGCCGGCCGGCGGCCGGTTCGCTGAGGCGGAACAGGTATTCGTCAGGGTTGGCCGGGCTGAGATAGGTGAATTCCAGCCGGCGCACGCTCTCCCCGTCCGGCAGGTCGAGCGTGAAACTCTCCGCCGCGGCGCCGGGTCCGGCCCCCTGACGCAGACGGACCAGACCGGCCGCCAGCGTGGCCGCCAATTCCGGCCGCACGCCGTCCGCCCCCGGCAGCAGCCCGCCCAGCAGACGTTCCGCCTGGGGGGTGCACCACAGCAGCCTCCCCTCCCCGTCCGTCGCCAGCAGGAAGCGGCCGGTGGCGTCCAACGCCGCGCGGGCACCGTAGGCGACGCGGGCGTTGGTCAGGTGGACGCGGATGCGGGCGATCAACTCGTCCACCACGATGGGCTTGGTGACGTAATCGACGCCGCCGGCCTCCAGCCCCTTCACCACATGTTCGGTGTCGCTGAGGCCGGTCATGAAGATCACCGGCAGGTGCGACAGGTGGGGAATCTGCTTCAGCCGCCGGCAGGTCTCGAAACCGTCCAACCCCGGCATGACGGCATCCATCAGGATCAGGTCCGGCGTGATCTGGCCGACCAGTTCCAGCGCGCTTTCGCCATCGACGGCGACCAGCACGGTCAGGTCGGCCTGTTCGATGGCCTCCGTCAGGAATCCCAGCGTGTCGGGGGTGTCGTCCACCACCAGGATCATGTCGCGGCGCTTCATCCTGTCACGGCCCCGTCCACTGCCTCTCCCTTCGATCCTGTGCCGCTTCCGTCCGCGGCTTCTTCCACCGCACGCATATAGCCCTTCAGGTCGAAGGCACGCACCAGGGTCCGTAGCCGTTCGACGAAGGGCGTGGCGGCAGCGTCCTCCGCCTCGATCTCGCGCAGCTTGGCCTCGATACCGCGAATGTACCCGATCCGGCCCAGTTGGCGCAGGTCGTCGAGATGACGCAGCGCCGAGTCCGGCGGCCGGGCGGGGATCGCCGCGATCACCGGGACCGCAGCGGGAGCCTTGACCGCCACCGGCACAGGCGCAAGCGGTTCCGGCGGCTTTTCCGCGGCATGGATCCATTCCAGCCCGGTCAGCGCCTGGACCCGGTCCAGCAGGGCGTGGATTTCGATGGGCTTGGCGACGAAGGCGTCGTGCGGCGCCCGCCCATCGCCTGGACCCTGCGCCTCGTAGGCGTTGGCCGAGACCATGACGATGCGGATGCGGTCGGCGAACTGCCGGCGCAGCTCCTCCGCCACGTCCCAACCGCTCTCTCCCGGCATGGAGATGTCGAGCATGGCGAGGTCCGGCTTGCACTGCGCCGCAAGCTCCAGGCAGGTGGCGGCGTCCGACGCGGTGAACAGCACGAAGCCGAGGGGGCGCAGGATGTCGGTCATCAGCGCCAGATGGTCGCGGTCGTCGTCGGCCAGCAGGATGGTGATCTGCGGCCCGGCATAGCCGGTGATGGCGCGCCGCTCCGCCTGCTCGCCCGGCCGGTGCATCGCCTCCGACAGCAGCAGGCGGACGGTGAAGACACTGCCCTGCCCCAGCGTGCTGCGGACGGCGATGTCGCCGCCCATGATCCGGGTCAGCACCCGCGTGATGGTCAGGCCGAGCCCGGTGCCGGCCACCGCCCGCACCGCCGCCCCCCGCCCGCGCTCGAAAGGTTCGAAGACGCGGTCGAGATCCTCCTCCCGGATGCCGATGCCGCTGTCGGCGATCTCGAATTCGGCGATCTGGCTGCGGTAGCGAACGCTGAGGGCGACATGGCCGCTCTCGGTGTATTTCACCGCGTTCGACAGCAGGTTGATCAGGATCTGACGCAGAATCTTGCTGTCGGTGTGGACCCAGGCCGGCAGGTGCGCCACGCGGGCATAGCGGAACTCCAGCCCCTTGGCGGTGGCCTGGATGCGGAACATGTCGGCCAGCTGGTCGAGGAAGTCGATCAGCTGCACCTTGTCGCGGCTGAGCCGGCGCAGGCCCGATTCGATCTTGGAGATGTCCAGCAGCCCGTCGATCAGATTCGACAGATGCTCCGCACTGCGGCGGATGACGCGGACGGCGTCCTGCGGGCGCTGGGTGCTGTTGCTCTCCAGCAGTTGGGCATAGCCGGAGATGGCGTTCAAGGGCGCGCGGATTTCGTGGCTGACGCCGATGATGTAGCGGCTCTTGGCGGCGTTGGCGGCTTCCGCCACCTCTTTGGCCTTCTGCAGGGCGGCGTCGGTGCGTTCGTGGGCGGCGATCTCGTCCATCAGCATGGCGGTCTGGCGGGCGGTCTCCTCCTCCGCCTTGCGGCGGCTTTCATGGGCCAGCACCAGGAGCCAGGCGGCGACGCCGGACAGGATGAACAGACAGACGAAGACGGAGACCAGCGCCGTGTGGATCGCCGCCCGCTCCGCCGCGTCGGCATTGGCATATTGGAAATCGATGACGATCAGCACCCCGCCCAAGACCAGCGAGAACAGCGTCATCACCCCGATGAAATGGCCGGTGCGGGTATGGACCCCGGCGGCCATGCGCTTGGGCAGCACCCGTTGCAGGCTGTGGGCGATCTGGTCGGCGAAACGGCTGTCGGTCTTGCACAGATCGTGACAACGCGCCTCCAGCGTGCAGCAGAGCGAGCAGATCGGCGCGTCGTAGGCCGGGCAGAAGGCCATGTCCGGCCGTTCGAAGTGATTCTCGCAGATCGAACAGCGGACGGTCGCCCCGTCGCCGGGCAGCGTGTCCGACTTGCGGGCGATGTAGTAGCGGCCCTTGGTCTTCCAGGCGATCAGCGGCGCGGCGGCGAACGCTACCACCAGCCCGATGAAGGGCGCCAGCGCCTGCGCCACCGGCCCCAGCAGCCCGAAGAAGGCGGTGGTGGAGCACAACACCGACAGCCCCATAGCCCCAGTGCCGACCGGGTTGATGTCGTAGAGGTGGGCGCGCTTGAACTCGATCCCCGGCGGGCTGAAGCGGAGAGGCTTGTTGATGGCGAGATCGGCGGCGACCGCCCCCAGCCAGCCCACCGCGACGTTGGCGTAGAGGCCGAGGATGCTCTCGATCACGCCGAGGATGCCGATCTCCATCAGCAGCAGGGCGAGCAGCACGTTGAACACCAGCCAGACGACGCGGCCGGGATGGCTGCGGGTCAGGCGGGAGAAGAAGTTCGACCAGGCGATGGAGCCGGCATAGGCGTTGGTGACGTTGATCTTCATCTGGCAGACCACGACGAAGATGCCGGTCAGCGCCAGCGCCGCGGCGGGCGACCCGAACACGTCGAGGAAGGCCATGTGATACATGCTGTTGGGCTGCACGGCGTCCGCCGCCGGCATGCCGTGCTTCAGCGCCAGAAAGGCCAGCAACGAGCCCGCCGCCAGCTTCAGGCTGCCGATCAGCACCCAGCCCGGTCCGCCGGCCAGCATCGCCGCCCACCAGCGCACCCGGCCGATCCTGACCTGCGAGGGCAGGAAGCGCAGATAGTCCACCTGTTCCCCGATCTGCGGCAGCAGCGACAGCAGCACCGAGGCCGCCATGCCGAAGGGCAGCAGCGACAGCCCGCCGTCGGGCGCGTACACGCCGGGCAGAGAGGTCCATTGCGCCAGCGTTTCGCGGTCGAGCAGGAAGAAATAGGCCAGCGGCACGCATTGCAGCAGGATCCACACCGGCTGCGTCGCCCATTGCATGCGGCTGATCAAACGGATGCCGTAGATGGCGATGGGGATCACCGCCAGCGAACTGATGACATGGGCGAGCGAGGCCGGGATGCCCAGCACCATGGTCAGCCCCGCCGACATGATGCTGGCCTCGATGGAGAACAGGATGAAGGTGAAGGAGGCGTAGACCAGCGAGGTGATGGTGGATCCGAGATAGCCGAAGCCCGCCCCGCGGGCCAGCAGGTCGATGTCCACCCCGGCCTTGGCGGCGTGGTAGGTGATCGGCAACCCGACCAGGATGCTGAGCACCGCCACCGCCAGGATGGCGGCCATGGCGTTCTCGAAGCCGTAGGTCAGGGTGACGGCGGCCCCGATCGCCTCGCAGGCCAGGAAGGAGATGGCGCCCAGCGCCGTGTTGGCGACGCGCCAGGCGGACCAGCGCCGAGCCCGCTCCGCCGTGTAGCGGAGCGCATAATCCTCCATGGTCTGATCGGCGGCGAGCTGGTTGTACTGCCGGCGTTCACGGACGATCCGTTGCCTCGCGCTCATGCCCGTCCGCCGTTCCCGTCCGTCGCCCCTGCCCGAGCGCATCGTCGGGAGTTTGGCGGTGGTTGGCAAGCCTCTCCCTCTCCGGCCCCGGAACGGAGCACTGCCGGGACGCCCGGACGTTGACAGGGGGCAGGTTGGAAACTAGCTCTGCGGGGTCTCAGCCCCCCTTTCAACGCCCTGCCATTGTTTCGAAAGCGGAATCATGACCGTCGAGCTCGTCATCTGCGAAACCTGCCGCCGTCCGGAAGATCCGCCGGAGGCCAGCCGTCCGGGGGCGGAGCTGGTGGACCTGATGCGGCGGGTGCTGGCCGACGCCCCCGATCTGGCGGCACAGGTGCGGCTGCGGCCGATGCGCTGCCTGATGAGCTGCAAGCGCCCTTGTGCCGTCGCGGTGCGTTCGGCCACCCGCATGAGCTATGTGCTGGGCGACTTCGCTCCGGACGAGGCGACGGCGGAGACCCTGACCGCCTATCTGCGCGCCTATGCGGCGACCGCCGACGGTATCGTTCCGTTCAAGCAATGGCCGCAGGGTGTCAAAGGTCGTTTCGTTTCCCGCCTGCCGCCGCTGGAGGAGTGACGACAGGCGGTACTTAGGTGCTTTCCCGTACTTCCGAAGGAGGTGTTTGACAGACCAAGGCTCTGTCGCAATTATTGTTGGTCATACAAGCCAATCTCCGTCCGCGAGCAAGGAGACGCGCCCGATGAAGGTCGACCCCGAGGTCCTGAACTGCGCCACCGGCCTGCTGCACATGGCGCGCGAGGCGGAACGCTCCAACGGCTGGGAGGCCGGCGACCTGCTGCGGACCACGCTCCGCCTGCTGGTGGTGGCCGGGGCGGACGGGCATGGCTGGAACGCGGACGACCTGACCGAGGAAGTGCGCGATCTGGTGCGGGCGGTGC encodes the following:
- a CDS encoding xanthine dehydrogenase family protein molybdopterin-binding subunit, whose product is MIAKPSIPDPLDNPKGPSGAQIGKPVSRVDGRLKVTGGAKYAAEFNTPGLAHGYILSSAIARGRILSMDTSKALALPGVFQVFTHENRPSRPWFDRKWKDDDAPKGSPFRPLHDATLHHSLQPIALVVAESFELARYAARLIHVVYEADEHQTDLHAAQAQAFTPGKDKGGFQPPPKPRGEADRALAEAEVSIDLHFTQAVEHHNPMEMHASTVIHHDDGTLTVHDKTQGPLNTQTYVCNVFNLPKDAVRVISPFVGGAFGSGLRPQHQLFMAVLAATALKRSVRVELSRPQMFSFGHRPETLQRVALGARKDGTLTAMIHEAVQETSQSENYVEVVVNWSGQQYKCDNVRLDYKLARMDTHTPLDQRAPGAATGVPALEIAMDELAAKLGMDPLEFRLKNYTEVDPNTDKPFSSKELRACFTQGAERFGWHRRNPAPRSMREGRQLIGWGMASGVWDAMQGQAAASARLGVDGTLVVGSATADIGPGTYTAMTQIAADILGLPIDRVSFQLGDSNLPMAPLQGGSWTVSSVGSAVKAVCDRLRDKLAGLAAGLDDGPLKGVKADDLVFADGFLIARGDPSRRMSITEVMRGSDLLVLEDEARSIPSYKSQMRHTLGTHSAIFAEVRVDEDLGTVQVTRVVSAVAAGRIINPKTARSQILGAVVWGIGMALEEESMTDQRLGRFMNHDFAEYHIPVNADIQDIDVIFVEEHDDIVNPLGAKGVGEIGIVGVPAAIANAIYHATGKRLCDLPITVDRILGA
- a CDS encoding putative toxin-antitoxin system toxin component, PIN family, giving the protein MKRAVLDTNILTAGLRSRRGASFAVLSLLAEGQFRALVTTALFLEYEAVLKRPEQREVHGLGEPDVDRLLAELAAVLEPVDVRFTWRPQLSDPADEMVLEAAVNGRADVLVTHNVRDFAAAAPRFGIPVLRPAEFLRGVAT
- a CDS encoding ATP-binding protein, whose amino-acid sequence is MSARQRIVRERRQYNQLAADQTMEDYALRYTAERARRWSAWRVANTALGAISFLACEAIGAAVTLTYGFENAMAAILAVAVLSILVGLPITYHAAKAGVDIDLLARGAGFGYLGSTITSLVYASFTFILFSIEASIMSAGLTMVLGIPASLAHVISSLAVIPIAIYGIRLISRMQWATQPVWILLQCVPLAYFFLLDRETLAQWTSLPGVYAPDGGLSLLPFGMAASVLLSLLPQIGEQVDYLRFLPSQVRIGRVRWWAAMLAGGPGWVLIGSLKLAAGSLLAFLALKHGMPAADAVQPNSMYHMAFLDVFGSPAAALALTGIFVVVCQMKINVTNAYAGSIAWSNFFSRLTRSHPGRVVWLVFNVLLALLLMEIGILGVIESILGLYANVAVGWLGAVAADLAINKPLRFSPPGIEFKRAHLYDINPVGTGAMGLSVLCSTTAFFGLLGPVAQALAPFIGLVVAFAAAPLIAWKTKGRYYIARKSDTLPGDGATVRCSICENHFERPDMAFCPAYDAPICSLCCTLEARCHDLCKTDSRFADQIAHSLQRVLPKRMAAGVHTRTGHFIGVMTLFSLVLGGVLIVIDFQYANADAAERAAIHTALVSVFVCLFILSGVAAWLLVLAHESRRKAEEETARQTAMLMDEIAAHERTDAALQKAKEVAEAANAAKSRYIIGVSHEIRAPLNAISGYAQLLESNSTQRPQDAVRVIRRSAEHLSNLIDGLLDISKIESGLRRLSRDKVQLIDFLDQLADMFRIQATAKGLEFRYARVAHLPAWVHTDSKILRQILINLLSNAVKYTESGHVALSVRYRSQIAEFEIADSGIGIREEDLDRVFEPFERGRGAAVRAVAGTGLGLTITRVLTRIMGGDIAVRSTLGQGSVFTVRLLLSEAMHRPGEQAERRAITGYAGPQITILLADDDRDHLALMTDILRPLGFVLFTASDAATCLELAAQCKPDLAMLDISMPGESGWDVAEELRRQFADRIRIVMVSANAYEAQGPGDGRAPHDAFVAKPIEIHALLDRVQALTGLEWIHAAEKPPEPLAPVPVAVKAPAAVPVIAAIPARPPDSALRHLDDLRQLGRIGYIRGIEAKLREIEAEDAAATPFVERLRTLVRAFDLKGYMRAVEEAADGSGTGSKGEAVDGAVTG
- a CDS encoding response regulator transcription factor; the encoded protein is MKRRDMILVVDDTPDTLGFLTEAIEQADLTVLVAVDGESALELVGQITPDLILMDAVMPGLDGFETCRRLKQIPHLSHLPVIFMTGLSDTEHVVKGLEAGGVDYVTKPIVVDELIARIRVHLTNARVAYGARAALDATGRFLLATDGEGRLLWCTPQAERLLGGLLPGADGVRPELAATLAAGLVRLRQGAGPGAAAESFTLDLPDGESVRRLEFTYLSPANPDEYLFRLSEPAAGRQEAILRDALGLTVREAEVLLWIANGKPNRDIGEILGISPRTVNKHLEQVFAKLGVENRASAAALAIRTLAARG
- a CDS encoding DUF1636 domain-containing protein, which codes for MTVELVICETCRRPEDPPEASRPGAELVDLMRRVLADAPDLAAQVRLRPMRCLMSCKRPCAVAVRSATRMSYVLGDFAPDEATAETLTAYLRAYAATADGIVPFKQWPQGVKGRFVSRLPPLEE